Proteins encoded together in one Triticum dicoccoides isolate Atlit2015 ecotype Zavitan chromosome 7B, WEW_v2.0, whole genome shotgun sequence window:
- the LOC119339072 gene encoding F-box protein At5g03100-like, whose translation MSAPASIPCGSKSVRGNDNGVDRLSSLSDDLLHHVMSFLPTPEVVRTSLLSPRWRNLWSSVPFIHINNKDFVVKNDVGIACFDNHKLENFVDHLLLLRDGTVSLDEVRVVITTRSSKKSSVWIRHAIKHKVRLLHISGFHHHLILDSTAMFPSLYLKRIRLWYVRLNDWFDKPLNYDWPVLEHLELECCILDTRRISSSSLKVLHIIDCIIGNDLLIGARKLTHLSVIDPECRRGAIVTWDLSSLVSASLSLGSEFHYDDNTEVDHHLLDGLSHATTLELHAPLPELTFERGLQACPMFSNLTSLVLGDWCMAADFYPLFRIVHRSPMLKELTVKLKMEHCETRKEVESASLPSRRAPAIRGYPRIERIKICCSKDDPRIGTLVQALLPIFIPDGKINIEGY comes from the exons ATGTCGGCACCAGCATCCATTCCCTGTGGTTCCAAGAGTGTGCGAGGCAACGACAACGGTGTCGACAGGCTCAGCAGCCTGTCCGACGATCTGCTCCACCACGTGATGTCCTTCCTGCCGACGCCGGAGGTCGTGCGCACAAGTCTTCTCTCACCAAGGTGGCGCAATCTCTGGAGCTCTGTTCCATTTATCCACATCAACAACAAAGACTTCGTGGTTAAAAATGATGTGGGCATTGCTTGCTTTGATAACCACAAGCTGGAGAACTTCGTGGACCACTTGCTGCTCTTGCGTGACGGCACTGTTTCCTTGGATGAGGTCCGGGTCGTCATCACGACTCGCAGTAGTAAGAAGAGTTCTGTGTGGATTCGTCATGCCATCAAGCACAAAGTTCGTCTCCTTCATATTTCTGGATTTCACCACCATCTGATTTTGGATAGCACAGCAATGTTTCCTTCTCTGTACCTCAAAAGAATCAGGCTCTGGTATGTCCGTTTGAACGATTGGTTCGATAAGCCGCTGAATTATGACTGGCCTGTGCTCGAACATCTAGAGTTGGAGTGTTGCATTCTCGATACAAGGAGGATCTCATCGAGCTCACTCAAGGTTCTACATATCATCGACTGCATCATTGGCAATGATCTCCTGATTGGTGCTAGGAAGCTTACCCATCTCTCTGTCATTGACCCAGAATGTCGTCGTGGTGCTATAGTTACCTGGGATCTGTCTTCTCTAGTGTCAGCTTCGCTTAGTCTAGGGTCTGAGTTTCATTATGATGATAACACAGAAGTAGATCATCATCTACTTGATGGCCTTTCACATGCCACAACATTGGAGTTGCATGCACCGTTACCTGAG CTCACATTCGAGAGGGGTTTGCAAGCATGCCCGATGTTCAGCAATCTGACGAGCTTGGTGCTGGGTGATTGGTGCATGGCTGCTGACTTCTACCCACTGTTCCGTATTGTCCATCGCTCGCCCATGCTGAAAGAGCTAACTGTTAAGCTCAAGATG GAGCACTGTGAAACACGCAAGGAGGTTGAATCTGCTTCATTACCATCAAGGCGAGCACCGGCAATCAGGGGCTATCCTC